The genomic window caccaaatagtgatttttccctctaaacttctcacatgctttcatttcaataaatgttcaaatgatccaatatttcaccaaaatcaaagattagagaacaagtccaaaaactgaaaacagatttatgtatgTTCCCAAGTTCATAACATATAACTTAACTGCTACAAATAGCCTATTATGCTGAATAAAAAGTTAATAATACAGCACATGCAGGATAAGTTAAgttaaatatgacaaatgtgtgtgtgtgtgtgtgtgtgtttatgttcagcctcacatgtgaaaAGAGGATCTTTGAAGTCATCAACGCGTCACATCATCCTTTCCTGGTGAACCTGCACGGCTGCTTCCAGACTGCAGACCACGTGTGCTTTGTGATGGCCTACTCCCCCGGAGGAGACCTGATGAAGCACATTCACACCAGCATCTTCACTGAGAAACAGACCCGGTGAGCAGACAGCACTGGAATGTCATGTACAGAAATCCaggatgttgttgttgtcacgTCTGCATCATCTTCACTTCTGCTttgttttaaggttttattCATCGTGCGTGCTGCTGGGTCTGGAGTTTCTCCACCAAAACAAAATAGTTTACAGGTGAGTTTTCTCAAGCTGTTTTCACCACGGTCGTACCTGAGAGCTTGTAGCATCATTGATCTCTTTTTacccgtctgtgtgtgtctcagggaTCTGAAGCTGGATAACCTGCTAATGGATGCAGACGGCTTTGTCAGGATAGCAGACTTTGGTTTGTGTAAAGAAGGTAAAAGACGAAAGAATTAAATTGTTAAACTTCAATCTGCTAACTACATGTACTACTAATGAAAATAGTATTTTTCCAATTCATTATGTGATGTAACTTCTTATCTTCAGTACGTTTTTTTGCTAAATCTCAATATACTCACTATGATATGCAAGTGAAGCTGTACTGTGTGTAGGTATGGGCCACGGGGATCGCACTTCAACGTTCTGTGGAACACCAGAGTTTCTGGCTCCAGAGGTGCTTACAGACAACAACTACACCCGCAGTGTGGACTGGTGGGGACTGGGGGTCCTCATCTATGAGATGCTGGTGGGGGAGGTCAGTGTAAGCAAGCAGCATGATTTGACAAAAGATTTCTGTCAGTGTGGAAACGGATCCAGATGTTTAGTGAGTAAGGTCCCTCAGACTAACTGGCAGTTATTGTTTTTGGTTAAACAATaagtcataaaacattttagcgCTAAACACATCTctgaagacagagacagaggagttACAGGTTGTCCAGTGAATCCTGAGTGACTGACACCTGCTCACAGTCAGGTAGCTGCTGCAAGTAATgaagaaaaataccaaaatattgatgttttaaaagcagATTTTCATGTCAGGTAATAAGTTTCCATGCAGCTCATCAACAAGTCCAAACAAATCAATAACACAAGTGTTGACTGCACAAGTCTGCACTACTGTGACTCTGGAAAAAGGCAGTTTGCAGAGCTTTCTGTCAGTTATTCCTCAAACTAAACACGCCCTCCTCAACAGCAGATGTTTGACAGTTCATTAGATAATCACTCACTGCAGtgaatacaaaaataaactagATTTCATGGCCATTACCACATTAGCCAGTAAAATTAGCATTATATGTAGAATTATCTCACCATTTCCAGTCAAACATTCAGCTGTAATAATATATCCTACTATCAACATGCAGATGATGTTAGATAGATAGACTCATGTATGAAATCTGTGATAAAGCCAAACCACTGATACAACCCTTCACTGTGGACGTAATGAGCTTCGTGAAAAGGACTTCAGAGGACACTTTTAGTGTCTTTTAGAGGACTCCTGGTGGTAAGATAAGATACTTGTGAATCTGGAGATCAGAGCTTATATTCATGAAGGATATTTCAtcagtaaatattttataaactgtgTCACAGATGTCATACATGATACAAAAAACTAACAGCTTGTATCTGGCATCAAACACATCTGCATGTTGATTCTGTGATATTTGTTCCAGTTGACTGAGCAAATCTTCATCCTTTGATGTTCTAcataaagcactttttttttaaatcagataaTCAAGCTGTGGCCACAACATCAGCTTTCTATCTTGTGGTACAAGGTTGAGTGTAAAGGTCACATGTCAGTGTGGTGAATAATTTGAACATATTCATCAGTGCTGTAAACTGCAGTCCTACAGTGTCCAACAAGTGTTAGTTTATTATTTAGATATTTTGTTGAGCTGATTGGATCCTTGGCCCTCcatcaaaatatgttttcaaaagTTCAAAAGACTGACTGAGTGGATAGTGACTTCCTCTAGCTTCTCTCAGATGTGGGAGCTGATTTTAGTGCTGAAATGTTTTGGGAATAAATCCAATTAGAGCAAAAACAGGATTCCTAAAGTTAGGACTGACATGCTCCTTATTTTCTCCTAACGCAGCCAGTTAGGAGTTACTTTTAGCCTTAGGATGTTTTAGTGGAACactaaatacaaaatgtattttggtcaTGTTGTTTTATAACTGGAGGTTTGCAGGAAATCCCACAGTGGAGAGAGTAAACAGCCTCCAGTATGAAAGAATGGAACCACACATCTGATTCACTGCCAGCAGCATCGATCCATTAATGCAAAACCTGAAGAAGGATTTGATAGCATCACTGTGTTGCCTAACTGTAAACCTGCTCCTGCTCAGGATTAGGGTTAGACCCTAATGTTGAATGCTGTGTTTTGCTGGGATGGAAGTTAATTCTGAGAATATATTCTgtggtttgtgttgtttgttgttctcCAGTCAAATCAGACAAGAGTTCTTAAGCTTGAATCATTTATTGCTCTATGAACGGGGCCAAGAAAGTCTGACACTGTAATATAACCACAGAGGGAACAGAATAGTTTGAAGTATGTGCTGcctctgttctttttttcagtcGCCCTTCCCCGgcgatgatgaagaagaagtgTTTGACAGCATTGTCAACGATGACGTGCGCTATCCTCGCTTCCTCTCACCTGAGTCCGTGTCCCTCATGCAAAAGGTCGGCGTCTTGTCAAATGGATTTGAATTCTCCATATGCGGTTTATTTCATGATCTTTTCAGATGACTGACTCAGTCTGGAGTGTTAAAACGTGTGTGTCCTGTTGTTTTGACTCCTCTACTCTGCTCTTGCTGtgtttcagctgctgcagaaaaatCCTGAGATGAGACTcggaggaggacaggaagacGCCTCAcagatcaaaaaacacaaattcttCCAGGTCATTATCCAGCCAGACGCTGCTCACCTCCCTGCACTGTCACCTCTTTCCTCCAAAAGTGTCTGACTGGCTTTTGAGTCTTTATCAAGgcaaaaatatgtcaaatattttgtcTCCTGGATATCTCTCACTTGCAGAGCTCTGGTTGCCCTGCAGAGATGAAGTGGTAGAGTTCTGCTTTGGCCATTATATTTTGCCACATTGTTGTATTTCAGATATTAGTGCTGAGTGAAGTTCAAGTGGAAGTTATAGCTGTAAACCATAGTTTGACCAGGTCTGCTATGATATGTTGACAGATAATACACATCTACATACAGATTTCATATCATAATGGCAggtgtttttcagtttaatcatcttttttgtgtgtgtgtgtgacctcccAGTGATTTCTTGTGTTCATGAAGCTGTGGTCTGTTAACAGGGAGTGGACTGGGACGCTCTCCTGGCCAAGAAGGTGAAGCCGCCCTTCCTGCCGGTCATCAGAGCGCAGCAGGACGTCAGTAACTTCGACGAGGAGTTCACTCGCCTCAAGCCGGTCCTCACCCTCCCGCGAACACCCTGCGTCCTCACCGCCGAGCAACAAGAAGTCTTTGCTGACTTTGACTTCTCTTTCATCAGTTGACCAGAAGGGATTCACCCTCCGTGCTGCCGCATCACCGTCAAAAGTTGTACCTGCTTTTATTTGCCAAAAAGCTCCTCTGATTCAACAGAAGCTGAGAAACTGGTCCTGCCTTTTTTCACGTCCAACGCAGTTCCACATTTCCAGGTTCACATCATCTCTGTCTGCGGCTGGTTTACTGCAGTCCTTCAGATACACTGTACAAACTCAGCCTGACACTTCATGCTGAGATGTTGGATCAAAAGGATATTTACTGTTTCCACTCTGAATGAACTGTCTCAAGAGCAATAATgggttttttgcttttttttaacaaacaggcATTGTGCCAGTGATGCTCAGAACATCATCACTGCTTTCACAATCTGAAGTACTACACTGTAAATATTTATGATCTCAATGAAGGAGGCTGAAGCACTGAATGTACCGTCTGCTACTCAGTGTAACCGTTACAACTGTTGTTAACCTCTTATGTTGTTGGGATGTAATATACTGAAAATAGCCATATTTGTTAATTTAAGTTCTTTCATAGATATTGTTTTGTAGTATCAGTTGTATTTGGAGTTTTTAATCACTATCATGAAGATTATGCTTATACAGAATAAACCAGCTTATATGTAAAGTGTAAACGACATGAaggaaaatatgaatgaataaatttaTATCTGCTGGACTTTAAATGACCAGGAATGTCttcatgaaacatttatttattaatgtatacagtattttcaaaGTAGTAAAAAACATTGCATGACAGTATTGCATATAACTTCAAAAGTACACAACATGaattaaatgttaattcatATAAACCACAGCTCAAACTGGAGGCAATCTGCATTTAGTCCAACACTACTGCTGTACATTAAACGTATCACCACATTTATTGCTCTCTTACAAGGTTACTATTGCACAAGGAAAAGCTCATATGGAAATACcaaactactgtatatattgcACTCAAAGCTCTCTACTTCCTCTTACTGCTCCACAGTATTCTTTGAGTTACTCTGTTAAAACAGTCAATACAAAAATCTAAAGCCGTTTTCTGGttcaaaatagtttaaaaatgatttacaatataaaacagcTTGAAATGCTGTCCGTTGAAAGTCGAAGCATCCTGTACATCATGGTTGGATTAAATGCAAGGAACAGTACGCTTCAGTTTTCACACCTTCAAATATCAAACCAGCTCAGGttctctaaataaataaataaataatgtgtcGTTCTCTCACTTTAACagctttttctttcaaaacaaaagctgtTGAAGCAAGTGGACCCTGTAAACCTCTCTGCAGAGTAAATAACATACAGCAAGTTAtcacatgaaacaataaaactttctacactaaaaaatgacaaatgtaccaattttaaaaaatcagaagAGAGAAACCATAGATCAGGATTGTCTACACATGCATCTAAAACAAGTCTTTTTTCACTCAAATGCAGTATTTgacatgtataaaaaaaagtaaacttcaGAATTGATTAACAGTCCATCAGTCAGGATTACCATGTGAGACAAAGCATGTTGTTCCAGTGGGGGGGAAGCAGGAGTGAGGTCAAAGTGGGATGTGGGTGCATCAACAAAGACTAAGCTTGAGTCAACAGGGATTTATGACTGATTTCACTCAGAGCCTTTAAACACAGCAGTAAAGTGCCTGCAGATAATGTGGATGGTTTCCTATTTTTAGGGCAATGCTATACTTGAATGATTGCAAACAACAGTTGGGACGAGGCGACGTAGTGCTGGTAACCTGTTGTCCACACAGATGGTAACTAGGAGCAGGAAGCTCTTTCTGGGCACATGTTGGGACAATTTTTAGTGTATTGACAGCGAGagagattgaaaaaaaacaaaacaacacaagtaagCAATGTGCTGCAGTACAGAACCACTGACAGGAGAGATGTTCAAGAAGATAGGAAGTGTTACAAAGTTATGGCACAACAATACAAGTGCCTATATAAAGGTAACCTGCACACAAGGATAGTTTATCGCCCAACTTTGTGGTCATATGTGATTCCTCAATCCAGAAAGGTTTTTGGAAGTTGTTAATGATTGGGATCCAGTCTAGACTTGGTCGCTGCCCTCTCTGAAGTACACCTGTTCCCACACCACCGAGCCCCACACACAGAAGAAACCCCAGAGGTTGTGGAAGGTGCCGCGGTCGAACGGGTTTTCGTCGGCACCGCAGTGTTTGAGGTAGGAGATGCGGTGGCGTGACATGAACTCCCAGGTGGTGGTGTTGAGAGAGACCAGGTAGAGGTGGGAGCCGAGCAGTAGCAGCACGATCAGCGAGAGCAGAGCCACCAGCATGGCGACGGCCAGCAGCATGCCGTTAGTACGCAGCCACAGCTGCCAGGTGGGCACGTAGCTGAAACCCGTCCTGAGGAAACGAGAAAGGAAGCTGCGATTGGTGAACGGTGACATCATGGACCGCGGAGACGGTCTCACTGAATAGGGTGGTACTCACCAGGCTATGTGCAGACCccacagcagcaccagcagctgCACGGCCAGATAAAGCACAAACCAGCGGTGGTTTCTCTCGCCGACACAGTTCTCGATCCACGGGCAGTGATGGTCGTAACGCCGGACACAGTGCTGACACGTCTGGCAGTGCTTTGATCTCATTGGCTGCTGCTTGAAATAAAGGTCGTTGTAGTTAGAAAGacacttttttctgtcacatGAATAAACATCTGTATTAAAAACCACTCAAGTTAAACTCTGTTGTTGTGACACTTTGACTAATCGGTCAGGTGTGATGTGAAGTAGTCCTGGCCAGTCTTCTGTAAAGCTCATTCATCTTGACCATTGGTGTGAAAaatagctgctgctgctgctcatcagTGCAGAAAAAATGTTCTAATTTCATTTCTGAAGCTGCAGACCTTCACTGAGCCACAGTGCACCTGAGTCTCAGTGGAGAATGTTTGGGAGTGTGGAACAGCACTCTCTGTCCTGGGAAAACAGCCATATGAACCATCTGTTAAGtcacacacagccacaaagCATCCAGGGAGCTGGAGAGCTCTCATCTCTGCGTTCACAGCTCcatcatgagaaaaaaatagagcATGTTTAATCTCAgtgtaaggaggaggaggaagagctgcCTGCTAAGAAAACGAAAACGGCTCATGATCATCCTCAGTTGTGAGATATAGAACAGAAATCAGGACAGAGATGAAGCTTTTGGGTGCTGATGTGTCTTTTCACACACAGAGGCACTAAAGAGTTGTATGTAGAGTGTACATTTATGTTGAACATCAAgattcattcttgacctttgatgcagactgtgagatgtggctgaaagctccagCAAAGGCACCTTGAGTTAGGATTTTTCTGCCACAATGGAAGTGGCTTCACAAGTTCTTAATGTTTTGGTTGAAATCATTTCTCAGCTGCTCATAACTGAAAATCTTAAATAGCATTAGATTTAGTTGTTGTCTTGTTGTAAAAGACTGTCAATCAATCTGAATTATACCAGCTTGCAATcctgtgttttgatttttcatAGTCGGATTAAACTTGGGTTTACATTTGGATTACAGACTGTGACCTTAAAGCGAAAGACAAAATGCAGACATATCACTGTACATAAAGAGCTGCCTGTGTGAATAACTCCTGCTCCCGGATCATAGGATGTTTTGTGTGGACTGGAGTAGTACAGGTGTGTAACATAGAACTGTGCTGCTTGGCAACCCATCTGTTATTCTATACCACTAAGGGATCCTACAAGTACTGTAGAACTTCAAGTGTCACATTTCATCCTGAGAGGCAGACTAGCACAAAGACAAGTTACaaacatcacatacacacacaatcagtgactcctaaaaaaaaaaaaactgcagaatTTTTCgtgaaaagtacaaaaaaaaaccccacagtgACAAAAATATCAACAGACTCTGACACTCTTTCGCTTCTGAATCTGTGAAAGTGTGtcatcctgaaaaaaaaaaacaaccacatgcCACATGAGCCCACAGCAGCCTGCTGACACGGTGGCGGGTGGCGTACCTGAAGCAGACAGTGGCCACAGCGCCGCTGTCGCAGGGATTTGGAAGTGGGTGGGATCATGtcctgctgctcctcagtcACTCCCAGCGTGAACTGGCACAACACAGGAGACAGAACTGGTCAGGGGAGCCACTGCCCGTTTTCagttcaagcttttttttttttccatcacctGCTGTTTAGCTTGTATGTTCTAGTGTGTGCTCGTTTGTTACTTCAGTGTTTCCCCACAGGTGTGATGCACACATACTCCTGGGTCTTTATCATGAGTTGTTTATCAGaacagttttaatatttaaataactaGCAAATGAAGCAGCTTAACATTCTCCAGGATACTAtgaattatattaatatatttcacACACAGCATTATCTTTAAACATAAGTCAATATCACTGTTTTTTAACCAGAAACATCTATTCAATTGCCTTGCTCCTAGTCCCTGTCAAACCATTATAGCTGCTCCTTTGACTCCTGATACAAACAGGTTTAACAAAGAGTTATTGTACGTGTGATGATAGAAATATACATTAGGATCACTGTTCACCTGCAAATCGCTGTCATCAGACAAGATGAACCCAGGGTCCATCAGAGAAACAGCGAAGTAGAGCAACACCGACACCAACACCAGCAGGACGAAGAGCACCGGCTGGACGAGCTGGCCTGTCTCCTCCTGCTTCCTCAGCTCTTCAACCCGAAAACACACAAGAGAGACGGTTTGAACTCAATAACACATCAGAGGCCGGCTAGGATCCTACAGGCTCCTCACACGCAAAGTTCATTTCAAAAATTACAGCTGCTGACAGACGATGCTGAAGTTAGATTCTGATTTGGGGTTAAGTGGGACGTTAAgggaaatataaataatgatatttagcagcTGATTCTCCATTTTTCACCACTTATCAAAAAAAGGGTGATTTCACTGACATATCTCTAGACCACATTAAACCAGGCCCAGATTAAAAACCACTGTatttgtcaaatctggactagattaccaATGAGACTCCAGAGAACTCATTAGAATACAGTtgcagatttgtgaaaccttaaTTCTAtttgtgataaaaaataaaaaaaaatgtcatgctTTTCctcccatccagaccacatcaGACCAAGTCTAGACCTAAAACCACTATATTTAGACatgtcaaatctggactagattatgattaagatttgacaagtctaagtatagtggttgATTTAGGCTTGGtttaatgtggtctggatggggaaaaaaagcagtgaaatcgcccttttttgtgtttttataagcCAAGTAAAGGTTCACAAATCGGTGTTTAATCAGCGTCACGGCTTTTGCTAAgatgtctaacactttttcacaagTGGTGAAAAAACGGAGAATCAgccgctaaatatcattatttatgtttagcTTAACTTTCCCCTTAACCTCGAATcagaagctaacttcagcgtcGTTACAAATAGTGTAAATGTCAACTTGCCAGCAGCTTTCTTACTCAGCTCACATCAGTATTTATGGCATCATCATTAGTTATACATGGAGAATTAGTCATTCaacatgttatatattatatattactttAAACCTACAGCGAACATGATGTAGTTTAGTGCTATAATGCGTTATGATGTATAGGAATGTGACAGGCTTACCTGTATCATGTAGAAAGAGTATTAACGTTATGACCCATGTCAGAATCACATGAGCTGTTCTCACCAGAAACCCTGAGCcgaaaacatttttgaacatgGTTCTAGCATGTTACAGCATCCATCGCAGTCTGCAGACTGACAGGACGGTCAGTGTAGAGTGACAACTGGCATCCTGCGTACAACAACAGACCAAGCGCGTCCTGTCGGCAAGCGAGCTAACAGTTAATGTCGTCAGAGAATTAACGGTTAGCAATATTGGGACCGTCTGAGCAAGCCTGCGACGTTGGCGTTATTTGTTTCGCGGTACTGGACCAAACATTGAATTAAATGCAAgtcaaaaaacataattaatgaaTGTCAGCGTTTTATTTAGGCCCTAATAACTATATTGACACCGAATCTGTAATTTTAACGCAAACCGTCCGCTTCGATGCACTTGTTTTGTGTTGTCGTCCTAATATAGTGTCCGGTGTGATTGGCCAGCGTCGATCACGAGACAGTCCAGGATTGGGTGGCCGGGAGGGACAGGTACGTACTGTACGTGCTGTACGTACTGTACGTACTGCTGTTAGTTCACCTCTGGCATGCAAACACTTGACTTCAAACAGAATGGGGATGAGTGAAGGAATGACAGTAGAGGATAAAACGCAGCTTTTTCAGATTGGTAGATGATATATGTTTATCTGTAAGAATGTCAGATAGTTAATATTGGAATTTACATTCagttacatttaatttacatttcactgttaCAAAGGGCAAGttgaaaaggtgaaaataacGTTCATTACACTCTATTTActtatttcaaattgaaagttattttttaaattctgtgtatgtgtattttctcctgttttatctgtctcaTTCTactttagcttatttttattttctctttaattgttaactaattgtatttaaatgtcttttgtaTTGCATTATGttccttttacattttgtcttgatgctttttatgttttatgtaaagtactttgaattgccttgtaGTTGAAATGTgccatacaaataaatttgacttgtcTTGCTCTGTCAGTTCAGACTTTGGACCCAAAGGTACACAATTGAAGTCATGCTCATTTAAAACCCATCTACTTTTACATCACAGTAAAGGCTCTATGTTCCATCTCTCATTTTGTTATCTACtacttttcctgcttttattaATTAACTTCTTGTGTGTTATATTGATCAAAACAGATATCGAGCTGGTATGGATCATTCACAGCTCCACAGCTCAGACCTTCTACTGAAGCTGTTGGGCTTAGTTAACTACATTTCCTTCATAAATATCATGAAACATTCTCATACGTATCCTGAAACAATTGAAAATTGACTTCTGGAAATTTTGGACctttcaaaattaaaaaggtAATAAATATAGAAGAGAGAAGAATCACcataatttcctaaaaaaaatatCAGGGAAGGACACAAGGTGATgtattttgattatattttttgttacatgtaaaacaaaacaatgttcaTATAAATTCCCATAGATCATAGAGTCCCTTATTTGAAGCATTTGTTTTCAAGTGATCACATCACATGCTTTGTGGCAAAGTGACAATTACATGAGATGAATGACATGGCAGTTTGATATGATTATCTTCACACAGGCCTACTGttcaaatgttcatttaaaCAACTGCATATTCTCAGGCTGAAACTACCAAAACACATCCATCCAGGGTTGTATCTCCATACTGTACTCCACTGTAGTGGGATCTCTACTGCCATCACATAATATTTCATTCATCAGAAAAATGTTACAGAGCCTGCAGCTCTTTGGCTCGTTTTTCATCCAGAATGAAGGGAGTTGGCAGTGTCTTCCCTTTAAGCAGCGGCTCCAGGCCCTGGCAGAGGAAATAAGAAGGAAGTTCAATTACAGCAGCTTATTGAAGAAGGAATAGAGTATTCACTGTCCACAAATAGTCTTGAATAATCTCaatctaaaaatgaaaacaatattttttttcaattaaggGAACAACCTATAACTGCTTtatatgtttaacactgtaacccaacaatgtgttttggcCTGTGGCATTATAAAGTGTTCTCACCTCTCCAAAGTAAGAGACCAGTGGTGAAATCTCACATTGTGCTGGAGGATTGTCTCCTGCTGACACactatggggaaaaaaacacatatttttagatCTCAAGAATAGATTCAGTCTATCTTAATACAACACCCACAAGCAAAGTGAAACAGCCATTGGTTGCTGTGTATCATTTCTCATCACCATAGtaggaattttgtactaaaaagggTTGTCAAGTCTGCTGAAGCCACCTATTAGCTTTGGCTCAAATTCAGAATGAATTTTTGTGCAGAACTAGGACTGTGACTGTCCCGCGTCATTTGTTACAGTGTTGTCCCCTTAGGAAGGGATCACTTCATGGCCAGCATGGAAAGTTCTTTTTACAGTAAGATCTGCATTTTGTTCCTCTCATAGTTAAAGCCACTATGTACTAGAGCACTAGAGTTGTTTTACATGATTACAGCATCTTTCATATTATTCTAATGTcatccatttttgtttgtggACTGTCTACCACAATGTCAAACTACCACCAAATAGCACCACAGTAAGGATTTCGATCAGGAAGTGGAGAATGAggggaaaataaacaaatgagaaatgCCAGGCAACCAGGCAACCAGTCACTGCACCACTGTTTCTTGGCTGCACCACGGCCAAGAAACAGCTCCAGCTCTAACTCCCCGTAAAAGTACCacttatcatttttacatttcagtttatgtGCATATTAtacaaacatgttaattagtgagctttagcgGTGCTGGTATGTGatcttttttcactttgatcagagccaggctagcagtttccccctgcttcctgtctgtatgctaagctaagctaaccagctgctggctgtagtttcatatttaccTTAAAGACATGAGTGTGGTATCAatattctcatctaactgtTGGCTAGAGGGCATATTTCCCAACATTATTCCTGAGTAGTCAAATTGTCTGCCGTGAAAAAAGTCCCCAACCAACCCGGGGGAACAGAATAAGTGGactttttcttacattttgaCCAGGGTTAGGGTTCATGTTCTGACATAATCTGTTGCTGCAGGGTGTAAATAGAACATTTGCCTCTGACCTGGC from Thunnus maccoyii chromosome 19, fThuMac1.1, whole genome shotgun sequence includes these protein-coding regions:
- the zdhhc12b gene encoding palmitoyltransferase ZDHHC12-B, with amino-acid sequence MFKNVFGSGFLVRTAHVILTWVITLILFLHDTELRKQEETGQLVQPVLFVLLVLVSVLLYFAVSLMDPGFILSDDSDLQFTLGVTEEQQDMIPPTSKSLRQRRCGHCLLQQPMRSKHCQTCQHCVRRYDHHCPWIENCVGERNHRWFVLYLAVQLLVLLWGLHIAWTGFSYVPTWQLWLRTNGMLLAVAMLVALLSLIVLLLLGSHLYLVSLNTTTWEFMSRHRISYLKHCGADENPFDRGTFHNLWGFFCVWGSVVWEQVYFREGSDQV